One part of the Bdellovibrio bacteriovorus genome encodes these proteins:
- the rpsF gene encoding 30S ribosomal protein S6 gives METTTTKKPYEVVVLMHPDASLEDQKDLFKKNKATIESYKGSINSLETWGKRTLATPIGKLKKAIYFHSTFEADTQAIAELERTMRINDKVLRFMHTRLDERTSLVKFMEGFKKGLAESAAREKEREAKAAARKAAFAAAKAERSERYDKGE, from the coding sequence ATGGAAACTACTACAACGAAAAAACCTTACGAGGTTGTCGTTCTTATGCACCCAGATGCTTCTTTGGAAGATCAAAAAGATCTTTTCAAGAAGAACAAAGCTACGATTGAATCCTACAAAGGTTCCATCAACTCTTTGGAAACTTGGGGTAAAAGAACTTTGGCAACTCCAATTGGTAAGCTGAAAAAAGCTATCTACTTCCACTCTACATTCGAAGCAGATACTCAAGCCATTGCAGAGCTTGAAAGAACTATGCGTATCAACGACAAAGTTCTTCGCTTTATGCACACTCGCTTGGATGAGCGCACTTCACTTGTGAAATTCATGGAAGGCTTCAAAAAAGGTCTTGCTGAATCTGCAGCTCGTGAAAAAGAACGTGAAGCAAAAGCTGCTGCCCGCAAAGCTGCATTTGCTGCTGCTAAAGCAGAGCGTTCTGAGCGCTACGACAAAGGCGAATAA